The Primulina tabacum isolate GXHZ01 chromosome 7, ASM2559414v2, whole genome shotgun sequence genome includes a window with the following:
- the LOC142550875 gene encoding uncharacterized protein LOC142550875 isoform X1, with protein sequence METVNARGEAIAAKRQPPSSSSSSNLKQGIVAVEKRVSDLLVGWSALQMAVQNEWGGRNSGLKSKKLGSDILFWLFHSQELLEVEELENLLHERLLLSFNTEIEDGSIEEVAEQLMLLREEYLHGNIYSTR encoded by the exons ATGGAAACCGTGAATGCACGCGGCGAAGCAATCGCTGCAAAACGGCAGCCACCctcctcctcttcttcttctaacctAAAACAAGGCATTGTTGCTGTGGAAAAAAGGGTTTCAGATCTTCTGGTTGGTTGGAGCGCCCTTCAGATGGCAGTTCAGAACGAGTGGGGTGGCCGTAATTCCGGGCTGAAATCAAAGAAACTTGGTTCTGATATACTCTTCTGGCTCTTTCATTCTCAAG AATTACTTGAAGTAGAAGAATTGGAGAATCTGCTGCATGAAAGATTGTTACTAAGTTTCAACACAGAGATTGAGGATGGCAGCATAGAGGAG GTCGCAGAACAGTTGATGTTATTGCGTGAAGAATATTTGCATGGTAATATTTATTCAACCAGATGA
- the LOC142550875 gene encoding uncharacterized protein LOC142550875 isoform X2 produces the protein METVNARGEAIAAKRQPPSSSSSSNLKQGIVAVEKRVSDLLVGWSALQMAVQNEWGGRNSGLKSKKLGSDILFWLFHSQELLEVEELENLLHERLLLSFNTEIEDGSIEEVAEQLMLLREEYLHELIR, from the exons ATGGAAACCGTGAATGCACGCGGCGAAGCAATCGCTGCAAAACGGCAGCCACCctcctcctcttcttcttctaacctAAAACAAGGCATTGTTGCTGTGGAAAAAAGGGTTTCAGATCTTCTGGTTGGTTGGAGCGCCCTTCAGATGGCAGTTCAGAACGAGTGGGGTGGCCGTAATTCCGGGCTGAAATCAAAGAAACTTGGTTCTGATATACTCTTCTGGCTCTTTCATTCTCAAG AATTACTTGAAGTAGAAGAATTGGAGAATCTGCTGCATGAAAGATTGTTACTAAGTTTCAACACAGAGATTGAGGATGGCAGCATAGAGGAG GTCGCAGAACAGTTGATGTTATTGCGTGAAGAATATTTGCATG agctgatacgatga